In Manis pentadactyla isolate mManPen7 chromosome 8, mManPen7.hap1, whole genome shotgun sequence, the following are encoded in one genomic region:
- the LOC118929297 gene encoding cytochrome c oxidase assembly factor 6 homolog isoform X1, whose protein sequence is MPGFLFAESKNVLSKQSSLIPLVMAAPSMKERQVCWGARDEYWKCLDENTDDASQCKKLRSSFESSCPQQWIKYFDKRRDYLKFKEKFEAGQFQPSKTTTES, encoded by the exons atgccggggttcttgtttgcagagtcgaagaatgttcttagcaaacagtcaag CTTAATCCCCCTGGTAATGGCAGCCCCATCTATGAAAGAAAGACAGGTTTGCTGGGGAGCCCGGGATGAATACTGGAAGTGTTTAGATGAGAACACAGACGATGCTTCACAATGTAAGAAGTTGAGAAGCTCATTTGAATCCAGTTGTCCCCAACAGTGG ataaaatattttgataaaagaAGAGACTACTTaaagttcaaagaaaaatttgaagCAGGACAGTTCCAGCCTTCAAAAACAACCACAGAATCCTAG
- the LOC118929297 gene encoding cytochrome c oxidase assembly factor 6 homolog isoform X2: MAAPSMKERQVCWGARDEYWKCLDENTDDASQCKKLRSSFESSCPQQWIKYFDKRRDYLKFKEKFEAGQFQPSKTTTES, from the exons ATGGCAGCCCCATCTATGAAAGAAAGACAGGTTTGCTGGGGAGCCCGGGATGAATACTGGAAGTGTTTAGATGAGAACACAGACGATGCTTCACAATGTAAGAAGTTGAGAAGCTCATTTGAATCCAGTTGTCCCCAACAGTGG ataaaatattttgataaaagaAGAGACTACTTaaagttcaaagaaaaatttgaagCAGGACAGTTCCAGCCTTCAAAAACAACCACAGAATCCTAG